A single Criblamydia sequanensis CRIB-18 DNA region contains:
- a CDS encoding cold-shock protein, whose product MAMQQQFGTVKWFNPTKGYGFIQPEEGNKDVFVHITALERSGLKTLQEGQRVSFELTTTNGKVSAVNLKLA is encoded by the coding sequence ATGGCAATGCAACAACAATTCGGTACAGTAAAGTGGTTTAACCCAACTAAAGGTTATGGATTTATCCAGCCGGAAGAAGGCAACAAAGATGTATTCGTTCACATCACAGCCCTTGAACGTTCCGGACTAAAGACACTGCAAGAAGGTCAACGCGTTAGCTTTGAGTTGACTACTACTAACGGTAAAGTTTCAGCAGTGAATTTAAAACTCGCTTAA